Part of the Arthrobacter gengyunqii genome is shown below.
GGCGTCCCGGCCGTCCTAGACTGGCGTCACACCGAGCCAGAAAGCAGCCATGAAACGCCGAATTCCCCAGTATTCCGAGCTCCGCAACCTCGTCCAGTTCAAGCCCTTTGACCTCGACCGCCGGCGGGCGCGGCTGGCGAAGGCGACGAACGTCTGGGAACTGCGGGACGTTGCCAAGCGGCGGATTCCGACGGCGGCCTTCGACTATGTGGACGGCGGGTCGTTCGGCGAACACTCCCTGAACCGCAACCGCGCGGCGTTCGACGACGTCGAATTCGTGCCGAACGTGCTGCGCGACGTCACGAGCGTGGACCTGAGCACCAAAATCGCCGGCACCGAGGCCGCGATGCCGGTGGGCATTGGACCCACCGGGCTGACCCGGCTGATGCATTCCGAGGGCGAGGTGGGGGGAGCGCAGGCAGCGGCCGCTTTCGGCATTCCGTTCTCGCTCTCCACCATGGGCACGGCATCGATCGAGGAACTCACCGAGACCGTGCCCGACGCCGCGAAGTGGTTCCAGCTCTACCTCTGGAAGGACCGCGGCCGGTCCCGGGAACTGGTGAGCCGTGCGGCGGCCGCCGGGTACGGCGCGTTGATTGTCACCGTGGACACCCCGGTGGCCGGCGCCCGGCTCCGCGATACCCGCAACGGCATGACCATGCCGCCCACCCTGACGCCGAAGACCATCCTTGACGCCTCCTACCGGCCGGAGTGGTGGTTCAACTTCCTGACCACCAAACCACTGGGGTTCGCGAACTTCGAGGGGGAGCGGGTGTCACTGGCCGAGACAGTGAACTCCATGTTCGAGCCTTCGCTGAACATGGAGGACCTGGGCTGGCTGCGCGAAACCTGGCCGGGAAAACTGATCGTCAAGGGCATCCAGAACCCGGCCGACGCCGTCGAGGTCTTTGCCCGCGGCGCCGACGCAATTGTGGTCTCCAACCACGGCGGCCGACAGCTGGACCGGGCTCCCGTGCCGCTGCGGATCCTGCCCGCCATCCGCGCAGCCGTCGGGCCCGATGCCGAGATCATCCTGGACTCGGGCATCATGTCCGGCGGCGACATTGTGGCCGCGATCGCCGCCGGTGCCGACTTCACCCTGATCGGCCGCGCCTATTTGTACGGGCTGATGGCCGGCGGGCGGCAGGGCGCCGAGCGGACCCTGGAGCTGCTGCGTACCGAGATGACCACCGTGATGCAGCTGCTCGGCGTCACCAGCCTCGCGGAGCTGACGCCGGAACATGTGCGGCGGGTTTAGGCTCAGGCGCTGACCGGTGCCGCCCAAATCCCTCCGATTT
Proteins encoded:
- a CDS encoding alpha-hydroxy acid oxidase, with protein sequence MKRRIPQYSELRNLVQFKPFDLDRRRARLAKATNVWELRDVAKRRIPTAAFDYVDGGSFGEHSLNRNRAAFDDVEFVPNVLRDVTSVDLSTKIAGTEAAMPVGIGPTGLTRLMHSEGEVGGAQAAAAFGIPFSLSTMGTASIEELTETVPDAAKWFQLYLWKDRGRSRELVSRAAAAGYGALIVTVDTPVAGARLRDTRNGMTMPPTLTPKTILDASYRPEWWFNFLTTKPLGFANFEGERVSLAETVNSMFEPSLNMEDLGWLRETWPGKLIVKGIQNPADAVEVFARGADAIVVSNHGGRQLDRAPVPLRILPAIRAAVGPDAEIILDSGIMSGGDIVAAIAAGADFTLIGRAYLYGLMAGGRQGAERTLELLRTEMTTVMQLLGVTSLAELTPEHVRRV